Proteins encoded in a region of the Ptychodera flava strain L36383 chromosome 4, AS_Pfla_20210202, whole genome shotgun sequence genome:
- the LOC139131124 gene encoding heat shock 70 kDa protein 4-like, with the protein MSVVGFDLGNQSCYIALARAGGIETIANEYSDRCTPTCVSLGEKQRVMGVSAKNQMISNVKNTLHGFKRLLGRKFDDPLVQAEKVHLPYEVVKFQNGDAGIKANYLGDAEEFSIPQVVAMMLTKLKETAEANIGRKVVDCVLSVPNFYTDTERRALLDAAKISELNCLRLMNDTTAVALAYGIYKQDLPAPEEKPRNVIFVDMGHSALQVAACAFNKGKLKVLATSADPTLGGRDFDRVISNQFAEEFKKKYKIDAKSKPRALLRLLAESEKLKKQMSVNANLLPLNIECFMEDIDVSAKMKRADFEEMAADLLKRIEAPLRQVLADSKLKKEDVESVEIIGGSTRVPAVKEIIKKVFGKDPSTTLNQDEAVARGCALQCAILSPTFRVREFAITDVTAYPIKLTWKSSMEEESEMEVFSKNHQAPFSKMLTFYRQEPFDLEAVYIDPKSLPYPNPYIGRFTINKVTPNPQGESSKVKVKIRVNIHGVLTLPSASMVEKLPEQPEGEVNGPEPMETDQTEDQKKTEAGEEQNADKQNEQQANPEQNQEAAMETDQTEAPKTENDDDAARATPEEEKKENTDAKNGEKKAEPQSKKSKKQVKMIDLPIDIHVNRFTTGQINLAVEKEGKMIMQDKQEKDRIDSKNSVEEYVYDMRNKLYERYEKFISEKDRETFSKLLDDTENWLYEDGEDEKKQVYIDKLASLKKLGNPVVNRYQEDELRPKAFEEFGSALQQVRKVLDLYAQKDEKYDHIPEEDMKKVEKALKEKQKWYDTKLNAQNQLAPHQNPAVMSDQILTEKKNLETVCNPIINKPKPKVEPPKDDKKEEKKEGESGDAKPEGAATQPEQEQQPQQQQQQQPQQESKSQEDMDLD; encoded by the exons atgtccgTCGTCGGATTTGACCTCGGCAATCAGTCGTGTTACATTGCTCTTGCCCGAGCTGGTGGTATCGAAACCATCGCCAACGAATACAGCGACAGATGTACACC GACATGTGTATCACTTGGAGAGAAGCAGCGAGTAATGGGAGTATCGGCCAAGAATCAG ATGATTTCCAATGTTAAGAACACATTGCATGGCTTCAAAAGGCTTTTGGGAagaaagtttgatgacccaTTAGTTCAGGCAGAAAAAGTTCATCTACCATATGAGgtggtaaaatttcaaaatggagaTGCTGGAATCAAG GCAAACTACCTTGGTGATGCCGAGGAGTTCAGCATCCCGCAGGTCGTAGCCATGATGCTGACTAAACTCAAAGAAACAGCAGAAGCCAACATTGGAAGAAAAGTTGTCGACTGCGTACTGTCG GTGCCTAACTTTTACACAGATACTGAAAGGAGAGCTCTCTTGGATGCAGCAAAGATATCAGAACTGAACTGTTTGAGACTTATGAATGACACCACAGCAG TTGCCCTGGCCTATGGCATTTACAAGCAGGACTTACCAGCACCGGAGGAGAAGCCCCGCAATGTGATTTTCGTTGACATGGGTCACTCCGCTCTGCAAGTGGCTGCCTGTGCTTTTAACAAAGGAAAATTAAAG GTTTTAGCAACTTCAGCAGATCCTACTTTGGGTGGACGTGACTTTGATAGGGTGATCAGCAACCAGTTTGCCGAGGAGTTCAAGAAGAAATACAAG ATTGATGCAAAGTCAAAGCCGAGGGCTCTTCTGCGACTTCTGGCCGAGTCCGAGAAACTGAAAAAACAGATGAGTGTCAATGCCAATTTACTGCCCCTCAATATTGAGTGTTTCATGGAGGACATAGATGTTAGTGCAAAAATGAAGAG GGCTGACTTTGAAGAAATGGCTGCTGATCTTCTGAAAAGAATTGAAGCTCCTCTAAGACAAGTTCTTGCAGATTCCA AACTGAAGAAAGAGGATGTAGAATCTGTTGAAATCATTGGCGGCTCTACCAGAGTTCCTGCTGTCaaggaaatcatcaagaaagttTTCGGCAAAGACCCTAGCACAACTCTGAATCAAGATGAAGCTGTAGCTAGAGGCTGTGCCTTACAG TGTGCAATTTTGTCACCCACGTTCCGTGTGCGGGAATTCGCCATCACGGATGTAACGGCATACCCAATTAAGCTGACCTGGAAAAGCAGCATGGAGGAGGAAAG TGAGATGGAAGTTTTTAGCAAGAATCATCAGGCTCCATTTTCCAAGATGTTGACATTCTACagacaagaaccttttgacttGGAAGCAGTATACATAGACCCCAAAAGTCTACCGTATCCTAACCCATACATAG GTCGTTTCACAATAAACAAGGTCACCCCTAATCCCCAgggtgaaagttcaaaggtcaaggtcaaaatccGGGTCAATATACATGGTGTATTGACCCTGCCGTCTGCCTCCATGGTTGAAAAACTGCCGGAGCAGCCAGAAGGTGAGGTGAATGGACCGGAACCCATGGAAACAGACCAAACTGAAGACCAGAAGAAAACTGAAGCTGGTGAGGAACAAAATGCTGATAAACAAAATGAGCAACAAGCGAACCCAGAACAGAATCAGGAG GCTGCCATGGAAACAGACCAAACAGAGGCCCCCAAGACtgagaatgatgatgatgctgccaGGGCCACACCAGAGGAAGAGAAAAAAGAGAACACTGACGCGAAGAACGGGGAGAAGAAAGCAGAACCACAATCAAAGAAATCCAAGAAACAAGTGAAAATGATTGACCTACCAATAGACATTCACGTCAATCGGTTTACGACTGGACAGATTAATTTAGCTGTCGAGAAAGAG GGCAAAATGATTATGCAAGACAAACAGGAGAAAGACAGGATAGACTCCAAAAATAGTGTAGAAGAATATGTGTACGACATGAGGAATAAATTATATGAAAGATACGAAAAGTTTATATCAGAAAAG GACAGGGAAACCTTCTCCAAGCTTCTAGACGACACTGAAAACTGGCTGTATGAAGATGGTGAAGATGAGAAGAAACAAGTGTACATAGATAAACTGGCGTCTTTGAAAAAATTAGGCAATCCTGTGGTGAATAGATATCAGGAAGACGAACTCAGGCCTAAGGCGTTCGAAGAATTTGGCAGTGCATTACAACAAGTCAGAAAAGTACTAGATCTCTATGCTCAAAAG GATGAAAAATATGACCATATACCTGAAGAAGATATGAAGAAAGTTGAGAAGGCTTTGAAGGAGAAACAGAAATGGTACGACACTAAATTGAATGCACAAAATCAACTAGCACCTCACCAAAACCCAGCTGTCATGTCAGATCAGATCCTTACAGAGAAAAAG AATTTGGAAACCGTCTGCAATCCCATCATCAACAAACCCAAGCCCAAGGTTGAACCACCGAAAGACGACAAGAAGGAAGAGAAGAAAGAAGGGGAGAGCGGAGACGCCAAGCCAGAAGGTGCTGCCACGCAACCTGAACAAGAACAACAGCCccagcagcaacaacagcagcagccaCAACAGGAAAGCAAATCACAAGAAGATATGGATTTAGATTAA